In Myxococcus virescens, a single genomic region encodes these proteins:
- a CDS encoding M61 family metallopeptidase, whose protein sequence is MHRAVRYRVSMPRPHTHLLEVEASFPGGASVLDAVMPVWTPGSYMVREFARQVQDMTAHAPDGTLLPVRRADKRTWRVDAKGVAVTLRYRVYANELTVRTNHLDGSHAYFNGAATFLYTEDTRGLEHHVTVDAPPGWRTFCALGQRASTFVAQDYDELVDSPFEVGPHTPLTFSVEGVPHEVVVWGDTVQDPERLCADLKRICECQARVFGGLPMPRYLILLYLTDRGRGGLEHKASTALLFPRVGLSTHRGWEDLLTLVAHEYFHLWFIKRVKPRALVPFDYAKENYTSLLWAFEGSTAYYDNLFVRRAGLMSAQRYLTRLGETLTALHATPGRRVQTLAEASLVSWVKHYRPDENSPNSAISYYLKGEVVSALLDLEIRRATGDARGLDDVVRILWQRYGDGSGVPEDGVEAVASEVAGVDLTPFFDRALRTTQPLDYSVFSHVGLELNFRPREAASDKGGTPPRGRAGEGKPKGWLGVTTRGSGTVAVVMDGSPAQDSGLYVEDELVALNGWKVDGATLLSRCEERRPGETVRLTVFRRDRLLEIPVVLGTKPAEAAWLSRVERPTDAQKAAYQAWLGSPWEESPGQS, encoded by the coding sequence ATGCACCGTGCCGTCCGCTACCGCGTCTCCATGCCCCGGCCGCATACGCACCTGCTGGAGGTGGAAGCCTCCTTTCCAGGAGGCGCCAGCGTGCTGGACGCCGTGATGCCGGTGTGGACGCCCGGCAGCTACATGGTGCGGGAGTTCGCGCGGCAGGTGCAGGACATGACGGCCCATGCGCCGGACGGAACGCTCCTTCCGGTGCGGCGCGCGGACAAGCGCACCTGGCGGGTGGACGCGAAGGGCGTGGCCGTCACGCTGCGCTACCGCGTCTACGCCAACGAGCTGACGGTGCGCACCAACCACCTGGACGGCTCACACGCCTACTTCAACGGCGCCGCCACGTTCCTCTACACGGAGGACACGCGCGGGCTGGAGCATCACGTCACGGTGGACGCGCCCCCCGGCTGGCGGACCTTCTGCGCGCTGGGCCAGCGCGCAAGCACCTTCGTCGCCCAGGACTACGACGAACTGGTGGACAGCCCCTTCGAGGTCGGCCCTCACACGCCGCTCACCTTCAGTGTGGAGGGCGTGCCGCACGAAGTCGTGGTGTGGGGCGACACGGTGCAGGACCCGGAGCGGCTGTGCGCGGACCTGAAGCGCATCTGCGAATGCCAGGCCCGCGTGTTCGGCGGCCTGCCCATGCCGCGCTACCTCATCCTGCTGTACCTGACGGACCGGGGCCGGGGCGGCCTGGAGCACAAAGCCAGCACCGCGCTGTTGTTCCCCCGCGTCGGACTCTCCACCCACCGCGGCTGGGAGGACCTGCTCACCCTGGTGGCGCATGAGTACTTCCACCTGTGGTTCATCAAGCGGGTGAAGCCGCGCGCGCTGGTGCCCTTCGACTACGCGAAGGAGAACTACACCTCGCTGCTGTGGGCCTTCGAGGGCTCCACGGCGTACTACGACAACCTCTTCGTGCGGCGCGCCGGGCTGATGTCCGCGCAGCGCTACCTCACGCGCCTGGGCGAAACGCTCACCGCGCTGCATGCCACGCCGGGGCGGCGCGTGCAGACGCTGGCGGAGGCGTCGCTGGTGAGCTGGGTGAAGCACTACCGCCCGGATGAGAACTCGCCCAACAGCGCCATCTCCTACTACCTCAAGGGCGAGGTCGTCTCCGCGCTGCTCGACCTGGAGATCCGCCGCGCCACCGGTGACGCCCGTGGCCTGGATGACGTCGTGCGCATCTTGTGGCAGCGCTACGGCGACGGCTCCGGCGTTCCCGAGGACGGCGTCGAAGCCGTGGCCAGCGAGGTGGCCGGTGTGGACCTGACGCCCTTCTTCGACCGGGCGCTGCGCACCACGCAGCCGTTGGACTACTCCGTCTTCTCCCACGTAGGCCTGGAGCTGAACTTCCGTCCGCGCGAGGCCGCCAGCGACAAGGGAGGCACGCCGCCGCGAGGCCGGGCGGGGGAAGGCAAGCCCAAGGGCTGGCTGGGCGTCACCACGCGGGGCAGTGGTACCGTGGCGGTGGTGATGGATGGCTCGCCCGCACAGGACTCGGGGCTCTACGTGGAGGACGAGCTGGTCGCGCTGAATGGCTGGAAGGTGGACGGCGCCACCCTGCTGTCCCGCTGCGAGGAGCGGAGGCCCGGCGAGACGGTGCGGCTCACGGTCTTCCGCCGCGACCGGCTGCTGGAAATCCCGGTGGTGCTGGGGACGAAGCCCGCGGAGGCGGCGTGGCTGTCCCGCGTGGAGCGCCCCACCGACGCCCAGAAGGCCGCCTATCAGGCGTGGCTCGGAAGCCCCTGGGAAGAGTCCCCTGGGCAGTCGTAG
- a CDS encoding RsmB/NOP family class I SAM-dependent RNA methyltransferase, producing MATQRKSRPHSRSAPKKSGAPSGKKPSPSERPERPLREDLVLQACLEAYGSVRHEGRMADRALDFTLRRKANLYSNERRAVAERVYGLLRRQRTVDFLLSRAHPRFDSLETSRQDVLRLAASRVLYGEPHGLVARQSALAPPDAQALGALPEAAAALEALPARERFPIAASLPDFLADRFLQTFGRDAARAAEAMNERAPLVARANLLKGDRDALAQRLKAETVDVKPTPLSPMGLVLETRINAFSLESFREGMLELQDEGSQLLGMLVDAPPTRVVDACAGAGGKTLQLAAQMKNRGDLHALDIDERRMEDLKKRARRAGVHNVRAQLIPHEGPDADAALTPLKGKADRVLVDAPCSGTGTFRRKPDARYRLTPEDLEMHVGRQKALLARFATLVKPGGRLIYGTCSVLREENENVVEDFLAKHPEFTVKPVAELLGAELAEKVGPGPFLRLAPHTHGTDGFFGAVLVRAK from the coding sequence ATGGCCACCCAACGCAAGTCCCGCCCGCACTCGCGGTCGGCCCCGAAGAAGTCCGGCGCTCCGTCCGGGAAGAAGCCCTCCCCCTCCGAGCGGCCCGAGCGGCCCCTGCGAGAAGACCTGGTCCTCCAGGCCTGCCTGGAGGCGTACGGCTCGGTCCGGCACGAGGGCCGCATGGCCGACCGCGCGCTGGACTTCACCCTGCGCCGCAAGGCCAACCTCTACTCCAACGAGCGCCGCGCCGTGGCCGAGCGCGTCTACGGCCTGCTGCGCCGCCAGCGGACGGTGGACTTCCTGCTGTCTCGCGCCCACCCGCGCTTCGACAGCCTGGAGACCTCGCGCCAGGACGTGCTCCGGTTGGCCGCCTCGCGCGTCCTCTACGGCGAGCCCCACGGCCTGGTGGCCCGCCAGTCCGCGCTGGCGCCCCCGGATGCGCAAGCCCTGGGTGCCCTTCCCGAAGCCGCCGCCGCCCTGGAGGCCCTGCCCGCCCGCGAGCGCTTCCCCATCGCCGCGTCGCTGCCGGACTTCCTCGCCGACCGCTTCCTCCAGACGTTCGGCCGGGATGCCGCTCGCGCCGCGGAGGCGATGAACGAGCGCGCCCCGCTGGTCGCCCGCGCCAACCTCCTCAAGGGGGACCGCGACGCGCTGGCGCAGCGGCTGAAAGCGGAGACGGTGGACGTCAAGCCCACGCCGCTGTCGCCCATGGGCCTGGTGCTGGAGACGCGCATCAACGCCTTCTCCCTGGAGAGCTTCCGCGAAGGCATGCTGGAGCTCCAGGACGAGGGCAGCCAGTTGCTCGGCATGCTGGTGGATGCGCCGCCCACGCGCGTGGTGGATGCGTGCGCGGGGGCCGGCGGCAAGACGCTGCAGCTCGCCGCGCAGATGAAGAACCGGGGTGACTTGCACGCCCTGGACATCGATGAGCGCCGCATGGAGGACCTGAAGAAGCGCGCGCGCCGCGCGGGGGTGCACAACGTGCGCGCCCAGCTCATCCCCCACGAGGGCCCGGATGCCGACGCCGCGCTGACGCCCCTCAAGGGCAAGGCGGACCGGGTGCTGGTGGACGCGCCGTGCAGCGGCACCGGCACCTTCCGCCGCAAGCCTGACGCGCGCTACCGCCTCACGCCGGAGGATTTGGAGATGCACGTGGGCCGGCAGAAGGCCCTGCTGGCGCGCTTCGCCACGCTGGTGAAGCCCGGCGGCCGGCTCATCTACGGCACGTGCAGCGTGCTGCGGGAGGAGAACGAGAACGTGGTGGAGGACTTCCTCGCGAAGCACCCCGAGTTCACGGTGAAGCCGGTGGCGGAGCTGCTGGGAGCGGAGCTGGCCGAGAAGGTCGGCCCCGGCCCCTTCCTCCGGCTGGCGCCTCACACCCACGGGACCGACGGATTCTTCGGCGCCGTCCTCGTCCGCGCGAAGTAA
- a CDS encoding tetratricopeptide repeat protein, with translation MSPSSPNIIPPDAPLPRCQRHRTTVAGWRCERCNETLCPDCVVGRRAQTVELVACERCGDVAQTLLTSRSRVSVAQRLKGAWRYVFTASGSQVIVAVSVFLAALRWLVELAISFSALIPLTMYGGVFWGTFFTLARDSARGETALRSPDYRDYFHDAVLPGLRGVVTFAIVWMPAFLYVTVLRPLLQEGRSALGAWIRGLDTPGLLTVDPVLIGLLLLGVLWLPAALLITAARQPLLTLFDVPGTLRIVRRLGRDYTLVAGTLVGLGVLHLMTHGVALLLRMLDLFVISRVLAEAVTLVIPFTAAHVVGLLLYTRGDALGYGLEQDYLDPVLGDAQPSRRAPPLREAGPIPFTGAAATATETGSANDDTLEALAAAVNARDVPLAMSLYATVQQQPRLRVPPEHHLFVGQAAAVEGNFPLAVAALESAADTAPDEPTAPRALVLLARVLGERMHDAPRAEEVYRYVLHRYPDTAAARFASERVSPTSD, from the coding sequence ATGAGCCCCTCATCGCCCAACATCATTCCACCGGATGCGCCCCTGCCCCGCTGCCAGCGGCATCGGACCACCGTGGCCGGGTGGCGTTGCGAGAGGTGCAACGAAACGCTCTGCCCTGACTGCGTGGTGGGCCGGCGGGCCCAGACGGTGGAGCTGGTGGCGTGCGAGCGCTGCGGCGACGTGGCGCAGACCCTGCTCACCTCCCGCAGCCGGGTGTCCGTGGCGCAGCGGCTCAAGGGCGCGTGGCGCTATGTCTTCACCGCGTCCGGCTCGCAGGTCATTGTGGCGGTCAGCGTCTTCCTGGCGGCGCTCCGGTGGCTGGTGGAGCTGGCCATCTCCTTCTCGGCCCTCATCCCGCTGACCATGTACGGAGGCGTCTTCTGGGGCACCTTCTTCACGCTCGCGCGGGACTCGGCGCGCGGCGAGACGGCGCTGCGCTCGCCCGACTACCGCGACTACTTCCATGACGCGGTCCTCCCCGGCCTCCGCGGCGTGGTGACCTTCGCCATCGTCTGGATGCCCGCGTTCCTCTACGTCACCGTGCTGCGCCCGCTCCTCCAAGAGGGGCGCTCGGCGCTCGGCGCGTGGATTCGGGGCCTGGACACCCCCGGGCTGCTGACAGTGGATCCGGTGCTGATCGGCCTGCTGCTGCTCGGCGTCCTCTGGCTGCCCGCGGCGCTCCTCATCACCGCCGCGCGCCAGCCCCTGCTGACCCTGTTCGACGTGCCCGGAACCCTTCGCATCGTCCGCCGCCTGGGCCGGGACTACACGCTGGTCGCCGGAACGCTGGTGGGCCTGGGCGTCCTCCACCTCATGACGCACGGGGTGGCGTTGCTGCTGCGCATGCTGGACCTCTTCGTCATCTCACGCGTGCTGGCCGAAGCCGTCACGCTGGTCATCCCCTTCACCGCCGCGCACGTGGTGGGACTGCTGCTGTACACGCGGGGCGATGCGCTGGGGTATGGCCTCGAGCAAGACTACCTGGACCCCGTGCTGGGCGACGCACAACCGAGCCGCAGGGCGCCGCCCCTGCGCGAAGCCGGTCCCATTCCCTTCACCGGAGCGGCGGCGACGGCCACCGAGACGGGAAGCGCCAACGACGACACCCTGGAGGCGCTGGCGGCCGCGGTGAACGCCCGCGATGTTCCACTCGCGATGTCGCTGTATGCCACCGTGCAGCAGCAACCGCGGCTGCGTGTGCCCCCGGAGCATCACCTGTTCGTCGGACAGGCCGCGGCCGTGGAAGGAAATTTCCCACTGGCGGTAGCGGCGTTGGAATCCGCGGCAGACACGGCGCCCGATGAGCCCACCGCCCCCCGTGCGTTGGTACTTCTGGCGCGTGTGTTGGGTGAACGGATGCACGACGCGCCGCGCGCGGAAGAAGTCTACCGCTACGTGCTCCACCGTTACCCAGACACGGCAGCGGCACGCTTCGCGAGTGAACGCGTGTCTCCGACTTCCGACTGA
- a CDS encoding histidine phosphatase family protein produces MTTEFILLRHGETEWNSLGRLQGHQDSTLSHVGLRQADALAARLAPVRFSALYCSDLGRAQETARRIATRTGHTVQTDPRLRERGLGILEGLTRDEARQKHPDIFAAYSGGAPDYIVPGGESTSQRLRHAVECLEELGARHRGERLVVVTHGGVLSLLFRHSLGIPHAAPRTFSVLNAGWNQFDYHEGAWRLVTWGDVTHLRAASLDDT; encoded by the coding sequence ATGACGACCGAGTTCATCCTGCTCCGTCACGGAGAGACGGAGTGGAACTCCCTGGGGCGCCTCCAGGGACATCAGGACAGCACCCTGAGCCACGTGGGCCTGCGCCAGGCGGATGCCCTGGCCGCGCGCCTGGCGCCCGTCCGTTTCTCGGCGCTCTATTGCAGCGACCTGGGACGGGCGCAGGAGACGGCGCGGCGCATCGCCACCCGCACGGGCCACACCGTCCAGACCGACCCCCGCCTGCGCGAACGGGGACTGGGCATCCTGGAAGGCCTCACCCGGGACGAGGCACGCCAGAAGCACCCGGACATATTCGCCGCGTACTCCGGTGGCGCGCCGGACTACATCGTCCCCGGCGGGGAGAGCACGTCCCAACGGCTGCGCCACGCGGTGGAGTGCCTGGAGGAACTGGGCGCGCGCCACCGGGGCGAACGGCTGGTGGTGGTGACCCACGGAGGCGTGCTCAGCCTCTTGTTCCGCCACAGCCTGGGGATTCCGCACGCGGCGCCGCGCACCTTCTCCGTGCTCAACGCCGGGTGGAACCAATTCGACTACCACGAAGGTGCGTGGCGGCTGGTGACGTGGGGTGACGTCACCCACCTGCGTGCCGCCAGCCTCGACGACACCTGA
- a CDS encoding metallophosphoesterase, whose product MHRKTPFHLAPWAAALMLLASTVRAGTLYRDPYLQKVGPDTATIAFRLAANCQAEVRYGEGAANQSAVSQDGGQVHAVVLTGLTPGTEYTYEVSACGLRTPLNRFRTAPVPGTRSVHFVAVGDFGTGGSNQKKVAAAMVKRQAELFVALGDNAYADGTEAEIQNNLFVPMEALLAQVPFFAALGNHEYVTNQGQPYLDNLYLPTNNPEGTERYYSFDWGHVHFVALDSNCAVGLASADRCTRDAQKAWLERDLAGSTQPWKIVFFHHPPWSSGEHGSQLSMRRHFGPIMEKYGVDLVLTGHDHNYERSKPMKGDAIAGAGEKGIPYLVVGGGGATLRKLPGSKPDWSVIRDNQAYGFLDVTVVDGTLTAQLLGVNGDTVDRFTLQKELPPQEQLPEGELTLAVEGERGVAPHRAFFRATPSLEAATVTWDFGDGGTAEGEVAEYVFAIPGQYTVTATATQGTVKQTATALVQVAETPGEGPQTPDSGTTDPGSPNPRPGLPDSPGTPDDGMSSSSGGCAAGPTATLLPAALALLAAGLLHRRRE is encoded by the coding sequence ATGCACCGGAAGACCCCCTTTCACCTTGCCCCCTGGGCGGCCGCGCTGATGCTGCTGGCCAGCACCGTGAGGGCGGGGACGCTGTATCGAGACCCTTATCTGCAAAAGGTCGGGCCGGACACGGCGACGATCGCCTTCCGGCTCGCGGCCAACTGCCAGGCGGAGGTGCGCTACGGCGAAGGAGCAGCCAACCAGTCGGCTGTCTCCCAGGACGGCGGGCAGGTGCACGCGGTGGTGCTGACTGGGCTGACGCCGGGCACCGAGTACACGTACGAGGTGTCGGCCTGTGGCCTACGCACGCCGCTCAATCGATTCCGTACCGCGCCAGTGCCAGGGACCCGCAGCGTGCACTTCGTGGCGGTGGGCGACTTTGGCACGGGCGGCTCGAACCAGAAGAAGGTCGCCGCGGCCATGGTCAAGCGGCAGGCGGAGCTGTTCGTCGCGCTGGGGGACAACGCCTACGCCGATGGCACCGAGGCGGAAATCCAGAACAACCTCTTCGTGCCCATGGAGGCCCTGCTGGCCCAGGTGCCGTTCTTCGCGGCGCTCGGCAACCATGAGTACGTGACGAACCAGGGGCAGCCCTACCTGGACAACCTCTACCTGCCCACCAACAACCCCGAGGGCACGGAGCGCTACTACTCGTTCGACTGGGGCCACGTGCACTTCGTGGCGCTCGACTCCAACTGCGCCGTGGGACTGGCGTCGGCGGACCGTTGCACGCGGGACGCACAGAAGGCGTGGCTGGAGCGGGACCTCGCGGGGTCGACGCAGCCGTGGAAGATTGTCTTCTTCCACCACCCGCCCTGGTCCAGCGGCGAGCACGGCTCGCAGCTCTCCATGCGCCGCCACTTCGGCCCCATCATGGAGAAGTACGGCGTGGACCTGGTGCTCACCGGGCACGACCACAACTACGAGCGCAGCAAGCCCATGAAGGGTGACGCCATCGCCGGGGCTGGCGAAAAGGGAATCCCCTACCTCGTGGTGGGCGGCGGCGGCGCGACGCTGAGGAAGCTCCCCGGCAGCAAGCCGGACTGGAGCGTCATCCGCGACAACCAGGCCTATGGCTTCCTCGACGTGACGGTGGTCGACGGCACGCTCACCGCGCAGTTGCTCGGGGTGAACGGAGACACCGTGGACCGCTTCACGCTCCAGAAGGAGCTGCCTCCGCAGGAACAGCTTCCCGAAGGTGAGCTGACGCTCGCCGTGGAGGGCGAGCGGGGCGTGGCCCCTCACCGCGCCTTCTTCCGGGCCACGCCGTCCCTCGAGGCCGCCACGGTGACCTGGGATTTCGGCGACGGTGGCACGGCCGAGGGCGAGGTCGCCGAGTACGTCTTCGCGATTCCCGGGCAGTACACGGTGACGGCCACCGCCACCCAGGGCACGGTGAAGCAGACGGCCACCGCCCTGGTCCAGGTGGCGGAGACTCCCGGTGAGGGGCCCCAGACGCCGGACTCCGGCACGACGGACCCGGGCTCACCGAATCCCCGCCCGGGGCTTCCGGATTCTCCCGGCACCCCGGATGACGGCATGAGCAGCTCGAGCGGTGGCTGCGCCGCGGGCCCCACCGCCACCCTCCTCCCGGCGGCCCTGGCCCTGCTGGCCGCGGGTCTGCTCCACCGGCGCCGCGAGTAG
- a CDS encoding carboxypeptidase-like regulatory domain-containing protein, producing MVRARWFSWLIGFGLFAACDQAPRMERAVDDCQAEQVSLKVEVLSAEGARVRGATVTGTNVTSNVSITGVTDDQGVSTAINESLAPSAVRVVATAGAKVSAAQQVEWVCDACNCQPEPATLQLQLNP from the coding sequence ATGGTTCGCGCACGCTGGTTTTCGTGGCTCATCGGTTTCGGTCTCTTCGCGGCATGTGACCAGGCGCCTCGCATGGAGCGCGCGGTGGACGACTGCCAGGCGGAGCAGGTGTCGTTGAAGGTGGAGGTGCTGTCGGCGGAGGGCGCGCGCGTGCGCGGGGCGACAGTCACCGGCACCAACGTGACCTCCAACGTGAGCATCACCGGTGTGACAGACGACCAGGGCGTCAGCACCGCCATCAACGAATCGCTCGCGCCCAGCGCGGTGCGAGTCGTGGCCACCGCGGGCGCCAAGGTGTCCGCGGCCCAGCAGGTGGAATGGGTGTGTGACGCCTGCAACTGCCAGCCAGAGCCGGCCACCCTCCAACTCCAGCTCAATCCGTAG
- a CDS encoding ribonuclease HII encodes MSADTVEQLLQCALSELTARFVTQANPVPTGLLEALDADPRAGAHALARRIRSRQEKNRAEGQRMRKLLRFETELWEQGHTHIAGVDEAGMAPLAGPVVAAAAVLPKGFRLKGLDDSKKILDAEKRESLAEAIKRDAVAWAVGRAEVEEIDRINIYHAGLLAMRRAVEGLSVKPDHLLVDARTVPECSVPQKGIIKGDALSLSIAAASILAKTTRDRWMAELDDQYPGYGLAAHKGYPTPQHLQALREKGVLPIHRRSFAPVREALGLPTGSPPSALQAELFPEAPSRTGVKS; translated from the coding sequence ATGTCCGCAGACACCGTGGAACAGTTGCTTCAGTGCGCGCTGTCCGAGCTGACCGCGCGCTTCGTCACCCAGGCCAACCCCGTCCCCACCGGCTTGCTGGAGGCGTTGGACGCGGACCCGCGCGCGGGCGCGCATGCGCTCGCCCGGCGCATCCGTTCACGCCAGGAGAAGAACCGCGCGGAGGGCCAGCGCATGCGCAAGCTGCTCCGTTTCGAGACGGAGCTCTGGGAGCAGGGCCACACGCACATCGCGGGTGTGGACGAGGCGGGCATGGCACCGCTGGCCGGGCCCGTCGTGGCCGCCGCGGCCGTGCTGCCCAAGGGTTTCCGGCTCAAGGGGCTGGATGACTCGAAGAAGATTCTCGACGCCGAGAAGCGCGAGTCGCTGGCCGAGGCCATCAAGCGCGACGCGGTGGCCTGGGCCGTGGGCCGCGCGGAGGTGGAGGAGATCGACCGCATCAACATCTACCACGCGGGCCTGCTGGCCATGCGCCGCGCGGTGGAGGGGCTGTCGGTGAAGCCGGACCACCTGCTGGTGGATGCTCGCACGGTGCCGGAGTGCTCGGTGCCGCAGAAGGGCATCATCAAGGGGGACGCACTGTCTCTCAGCATCGCAGCGGCCTCCATCCTGGCGAAGACGACGCGTGACCGCTGGATGGCGGAGCTGGACGACCAGTACCCGGGTTATGGGCTCGCCGCACATAAGGGCTACCCCACGCCGCAGCACCTGCAGGCGCTGCGTGAAAAGGGCGTGCTGCCCATCCACCGACGCAGCTTCGCGCCGGTGCGCGAGGCCCTGGGCCTGCCGACCGGCTCACCGCCTTCCGCCCTCCAGGCGGAGCTGTTCCCCGAGGCCCCTTCCCGGACAGGGGTGAAGTCATGA
- a CDS encoding aminotransferase class I/II-fold pyridoxal phosphate-dependent enzyme, translating into MDFRAQLDSPLFTHFISHYAQPTGPDLLGRTEPFFEWQESRRQAGLWPYSRSLEAAPKAECGVRSETGAARQGLNFGSQDYLSLSTHPAVVEAAQRAIQDYGLHSAGSAMLGGNTTPSLMLEKALAEHLQTPHVALFSTGWGAGFGVIAGLVRPDDHVVLDALSHACLQQGAAAATTNVSRVPHLNNRAMRRKLQEIRARDTQNAVLVVTEGLFSMDSDVPRIEELQSICREYGATLLVDVAHDLGAMGPRGTGSLGVQGLLGKVDLVVGAFSKTFASNGGFVATRSPAVRQFIRIMGGPHIFSNALLPMQAAVVLESLRIVRSEEGDALRAKARENILALRGAFEGRGVTCLGEPSNVVPVQVGDAKVARLASKKVFDRDIFANLVEYPAVRLRETRFRMQVMASHTLEQVQRAADGVCDAIEEARAELEVRPAATRASRRDEQRPQVEL; encoded by the coding sequence ATGGATTTCCGAGCTCAACTCGACTCGCCGCTCTTCACCCACTTCATCTCCCATTACGCGCAGCCGACGGGACCTGACCTGCTGGGGCGGACGGAACCCTTCTTCGAGTGGCAGGAGTCGCGGCGGCAGGCGGGCCTGTGGCCGTACTCGCGAAGCCTGGAGGCGGCACCGAAGGCGGAGTGTGGTGTCCGCAGCGAGACGGGGGCGGCGCGCCAGGGGCTGAACTTCGGTTCGCAGGATTACCTGTCGCTGTCCACGCACCCGGCGGTGGTGGAGGCGGCCCAGCGGGCCATCCAGGACTACGGGTTGCACAGCGCGGGCTCGGCGATGCTGGGGGGCAATACGACGCCGTCGCTGATGCTGGAGAAGGCGCTCGCGGAGCACCTGCAGACGCCGCACGTGGCGCTGTTCTCCACCGGCTGGGGTGCGGGCTTCGGCGTCATCGCCGGGCTGGTGCGTCCCGATGACCACGTGGTGCTCGACGCGCTGTCGCACGCGTGCCTCCAGCAGGGCGCCGCCGCCGCGACGACGAACGTGAGCCGCGTGCCGCACCTCAACAACCGCGCCATGCGGCGCAAGCTTCAGGAGATTCGCGCCCGCGACACGCAGAACGCGGTGCTCGTCGTCACCGAGGGCCTGTTCTCCATGGACTCGGACGTGCCGCGGATCGAAGAGCTCCAGTCCATCTGCCGTGAGTACGGCGCGACGCTGCTGGTGGACGTGGCCCATGACCTGGGCGCGATGGGGCCCCGGGGGACGGGCAGCCTGGGCGTGCAGGGCCTGCTGGGGAAGGTGGACCTGGTGGTGGGCGCCTTCTCCAAGACGTTCGCGAGCAATGGCGGCTTCGTGGCCACGCGCTCGCCGGCGGTGCGCCAGTTCATCCGCATCATGGGCGGGCCCCACATCTTCTCCAACGCGCTGCTGCCCATGCAGGCGGCGGTGGTGCTGGAGTCGCTGCGCATCGTCCGCTCGGAAGAGGGCGACGCGCTGCGCGCGAAGGCGCGGGAGAACATCCTGGCGCTGCGCGGAGCCTTCGAGGGGCGGGGCGTGACGTGCCTGGGCGAGCCGTCCAACGTCGTCCCCGTGCAGGTGGGCGACGCGAAGGTGGCGCGGCTGGCCTCGAAGAAGGTGTTCGACCGCGACATCTTCGCCAACCTGGTGGAGTACCCGGCCGTTCGCTTGCGCGAGACGCGCTTCCGCATGCAGGTGATGGCGTCCCACACGCTGGAGCAGGTCCAGCGGGCCGCCGACGGGGTGTGCGACGCCATCGAGGAGGCCCGCGCCGAGCTGGAGGTTCGCCCGGCCGCGACGCGCGCGTCCCGCCGCGACGAGCAGCGCCCGCAGGTGGAGCTGTAG